The nucleotide sequence GGCCATCGCCCCGCAACAGTCGCTGCTCACCGCAAGGCCGGCCATGCCCGTCTTCGATTCCAAGACTCTTGATGCCGACCTCGAGGGGCAGGCGCTCCTCGCGGCCATCCTGCAGCCGACGCGTGCCGCCCGCAGCCAGGCTCTGGTCAACGGCCGCCGCCGGGCTAAGCGCGGGACCATGCCGGCCGGATCGGCTGGGCTGACGCTGCGGTGCGAGCCCGCCGCCGACACGGTCGCCTCCGCCCTATCCTCTACCCGCTGAGCCGCTACCATGCCTGGGGCGTGATCAGGCCCTGGCGCGTGACCACGACCCATTCGCGGCCGCGGCGCTCGATCCCCTCGACGCGGCCGATGCCCGGTACTGAATCCCCCGGTCCCACCTCGACGAGACGGCGGCGGCGATCTTCCAGGATCGCGGTCCCGTCATAGACATCGCGCACCGCCCAGGCCTCCACCACACCGGGCTTCTCGGGAACCTTCTTCGGCTCAATGCTGCCCGTCTGCGTCGGCTCGGGCTTCGCGGGAGCGGCCGGGGCCGCCATCTGCTGCACCGGGGCCGGCACCGTCACGGCAGCGCGCTTCTCGATCTGTGTCGTCAGGGCTAAGAGCTTCGCGCCCTGCTCGCGCTCGGCCTGCTCGACACGCTCGCTGACCGCCGCGATCTTGCCCGACAGTCCCTGCTCGGCCTTGGCGACGCGCTCCGTGAGCCCGGCGCTGCGGCTCGCGGCCTCCTTGCGGGCGGCCTCCTGAACGTCCTTCAGGGCGGCGAGCGTGCGGCCGAGCTGCTCGACCTCCGTGGCGACCCGCGCCGACTCGGTGCGGGCGGCGTCGATTCCGGCGTGGACCTCGGCCAGGGCCTCGCCCTGGCCACCGCGCGGCAGCGAGGCGGCGGTGAGGCCCGCCCCGCAGATCAGCCCGAGGACGAGCGCGCCGCCGGCCACGCCCATGAGGCGCGTGTCGAGGCGCAAGGATGCCTTTCCGGGCATCGCACCGGCCTGAGCGGGCGCGGTCTCCGCGGGGGCGACCTTGCCGCCCGAGACCGCGGCCTTGAGCAGAGCCTCGGGCGAGGCCGGTCCGGTGGCTTTCGTCGTCATGGCCGTCGTCCTCTCCCGAAGCGCGCGAGGTTTGAACCTGAAAGCTTCGGTTAAGGACGCTTGTTTACCGAACCGTTACCATACGGCCCGGATCAGGCCGCCAGCCCTCGCTTCTTCAGGAGCGGGCCGGTGCTCGGCAGGCGGCCACGGAACAGCGTGTAGGCCTCGCGCGGATCGCGCAGGTTCCCGGCGCCGTAGACGTACCGGCGCAGGCGCTGGGCGGTCTCCGGGTGGAAGATGTCGCCGGCCTCTCGGAAGGCGTCGAAGGCGTCGGCGTCCAGCACCTCCGACCAGAGATAGCTGTAGTAGCCGGCCGCGTACCCGTCGCCCGAGAAGATGTGCGCGAAGTGCGGGCTGCGGTGGCGCATCCCGATCTCGGCCGGCATGGCGATGCGCTTCAGGGCCTCCGCCTCGAAGTCGAGCACGTCGAGGCCATCCTCGCCCGCGTTCGAGAGGTGCAGCGTCATGTCGACGATCGCCGAAGCCGTATACTCCACGGTGGCGAAGCCCTGGTTGAAGGTGCGCGCGGCTAGAAGCTTCTGCAGCAGCGCCTCCGGCATCGGCTCGCCGGTGCGGTGGTGGCGGGCATGCGTCCGCAGCACCCCGGGCTGTTCCAGCCAGTGCTCGTAGAGCTGCGAGGGCAGTTCCACGAAGTCGCCCGAGACGGCGGTGCCGGCGAGCAGCGGGTAGGTCACGTCCGAGAGGAGTCCGTGCAGGGCGTGGCCGAACTCGTGGAACAGGGTGCGGGCGTCGTCGAAGGAGAGGAGCGCCGCCTCGCCGGGCGGGGCCTTGGCGAAGTTCATCACGTTGACGATGATCGGCGTGACCGTGCCGTTGAGCCGCTCCTGCGAGCGGAAGGCGCTCATCCAGGCGCCCGAGCGCTTCGTGGCGCGGGCAAAGTAATCACCCAGGAACAGCCCGACCTCGGAGCCGTCCCGGTTGATCACCCGCCAGACGCGCACGTCCGGGTGGTAGCGCGGCACGTCGGCCAGCTCCTCGAAGGCGAGCCCGAACAGCCGCGAGGCCGTGTCGAAGGCGGCCTGGATCATGCCGTCGAGCGGCAGGTAGGCCTTCACCTCACCCTCGTCGAGGTCGTGCTCGGCCCGCCGCAGCTTCTCGGCGTAGTGGCGCCAGTCGTGCGCCTGGAGCGCGAAGTTGCCGCCTTCCTCCGCGATGATGGCCTGGAGCCGGTCTCGCTCGGCGCCCGCCCGCTTCTGCGCCGGTGCCCAGACCTCGGTGAGGAGCGCGGTCGCGGCCTCCGGGCTCGCCGCCATCGTGTCGTCGAGCTTGTAATGGGCGAAGCTCGCGTAGCCGAGGAGGCGCGCCCGCTCGGCCCGGAGCTGCACGATCTCGCGGATGATCGCCCGGTTGTCGGTCTCCCCGCCGGACTCGCCCCGGCGGGTCCAGGCCTCGTGGGCCCGCTCGCGCAGGTCGCGCCGGGTCGAGAAGACGAGGAACGGCTCGATCAGCGAGCGCGACAGGGTGACGACGTGGGTGTGCTCCCCGCCCCGCTCCTCCGCGGCGCTGGCGGCGGCCGCCCGCAGGAAGGGCGGCAGGCCGGCGAGGTCGTCCTCGCCGTCCAGCGGCAGCACGAAGCGGCTCTCGTCGGCGAGCAGGTTCTGACTGAAGCGCGTGCCGAGTTCGGACATCCTCGCGGCGATCTCGGCCATGCGCGCCTTGGCCTCCGGCGCGAGGTCGGCCCCGGCCCGGCGGAAGCGGGTGCGGTAGCGCTCCAGAACGCGCCGCTCCTCGTCGCCGAGCCCGTCCGCGGAGACCCCCGCGATGCGGGCCCAGAGGTCCGGGTTCAGGTAGATGGCGCTGCCGTGCCGGGCGAGCTTCGGGCCGATCGTGCGCTCGATCGCCTGGAGATCCGGGTTCGTGTGGCTGCCGGTGAGGTTGTAGAACACGCCCGCCACCCGATCGAGCGCGAGCCCGGCCCGCTCCATCGCCGCGACGGTGTTGTCAAAGTCCGGGGCCGCGGGATTCGTCGCGATCGCAGCGATCTCGGCCTCGTGGGCGGCGATCGCGGCCTCGAAGGCCGGCAGGTAGTGCTCGGGCCGGATCCGCTCGAAGGGCGGCAGCTCGTGGGGCGTGTCCCAGCGCGCCGCCGAGAAGGGGTTCTCGGAGTCGAGCGTGGGGAGCCCTGCGCTGGATGACGTCATTCCGGTCCTCGTCGTTCGGTCTGGCTGGCAGATGGGGCCGGGTCCGGCCGCCGCAAAGGTGGATGGAGCCTAGCACGATCGCGCCCGAGCGTTGCAGCGCCGCCCTTGCCGCGGCGGGTGCCGCGCCCGATCGTTCCGGAAGAGGGCAGCGTGCCGGCACGCGCTCGGGAGAGGACATCATGAACCTGAGCCGGCAACCGGGCATTCCGCCAGCCTGCGCAATCGCATCCGGTTCCCCGAGCGCGGTTCTCCGCCTTGCGGCACGCACCGGAACCTTCGGCGCCCTCGCGCTCGCCCTGTTCCTCGCCGCCCCCCTGCCCGGCCGCGCCGCGCCGCAGGATGCACCGGCCGCCAGCGTGCCGCTGCCGCCGCCGGTCCCGCCCGAGCGTCCGCAGGAGCTGACGTCCCCGCCTCCGCCCGGGGCAATGATCCAGGCGGCGCCGACGCCGCCCGAGCGACCGGCCGAGCTCAAGGCCGATGCCAAAGCGGACGCCAAGTCCGACGCCAAGTCCGAAGTGATACCCGAGACTCCCGAGGCCGGGCGATCCGAGGCGGCGCAGGCTGCCCCCCTCCCCCCGGCACGCCCGCCCGAGCTCTCCGGCGAGGCGGCTCTGGCGCTCAAAGTCGCCGCCCCCGACGACACCGCCTGCCGCACGCGCCTGACCCGCCTCGGGGCGCGCTTCGAGCCGCTGCCCGCGATCGCGAACGGCCAGTGCGGCGCGCCGCTGCCCCTGAAGCTGACGGCGCTCGACGGGATCGCGCTGCCGCAAGCGGCGACGTTGACCTGCACGGCGGCGGAGGCGCTGGCGCGCTGGGCGACCGAGGCGCAGGTGGCGGCCGAGCGCGAGTTGAAGCAGCCGCTGCGCTCGATCGCCATCGGTACCTCCTACGAGTGCCGGGGCCAGAACCACGCCGTCGAGGCCAAGCTCAGCGAGCACGCCTTCGCCAACGGCATCGACGTGATGAGCTTCGGCGTCGAGGGCCGGGCCAGTGTCACGGTCGCCTCCAAGGCCGCAGGCTCCGACGAGGGCCGCTTCCTCGATGCCGTCCGCGGGCGGGCCTGCGCCTTCTTTCGCACGGTGCTGGGGCCGGGCTCGAACGCCGCCCACGCCAACCATCTCCACCTCGACGAGCGCGAGCGCAGCGCCGGCCACCGCCTCTGTCAGTAGGATGGACGGAACGCTCCGCTTCGCCAGCGACTTTATCGCGGCGGAGCGCCAAGCTCCCGGAGTCTCGGACGCGGATGATGCAGGGGTTCTCGATGCGGGCCGGCCTTGCCGCCCTCGCGCTGGCGGCGCTCTCGGGCACGGCCGAGGCCCGGAAGACCCAACCCAAGACGCCCGAGCCACCGCCCCTGACCGCCGAGGCGATCAACAACGCGGCGCTGCCGGCGGAGGCCGAGACGGGCAAGGAAGCGAAGGCCGGGAGCAAGGGGGCCGATCGGAAGGCGGCGCGCAGGACCGAGCGGCCCGACCCGCTGCTCGTGAAGGTGCAGGTGCTCCTCGACCGAGCCCGGTTCTCGCCCGGCGCGATCGATGGCCGCGACGGCGACAACCTGCAAGGCGCGATCGCCGCCTACGCGGCGGCGCAAGGGTTGCCGGCCACGAAGGCGCCGACGCCGGCGCTCCTGGACAAGCTCCGGACGGATTCGAAGCCCGTCGTCACGGAGTACACGGTGAGCGAGGACGACGCGAAGACGCCCTTCGTGGAGCGCGTGCCGCGCGAACTGGAGAAGCAGGCCGACCTCGACAGCCTGGGCTACACCAACGCCCGCGAGATGCTGGCCGAGCGCTTCCACATGAGCCGTGACCTGCTCAGCGCGCTGAACCCCGGCAAGCCCTTCGACAAGCCCGGGACGGTGCTGCTCGTCGCGGCGGTGACGCCGCTGGAGAGCGGGCGACCGAACTCGAAGGAGCTGCCGCAGGAGCCGAAGGTCGAGCGCATCGAGGTCGACAAGACCAGCCGCGACGTGCGGGCGCTCGACAAGGACGGCAAGCTCGTCGCCTACTACCCGGCCTCGATCGGCAGTGCCGAGAAGCCAGCCCCGAGCGGCGAGACCAAGGTGACCCGCGTCGCCTTCGACCCGACCTACACCTACAACCCGAAATACGCTTTCAAGGGCGTGAAGGCGCGCCGAAAGTTTACCGTCAAGGCCGGGCCGAACAACCCGGTCGGCGCGGTCTGGATCGATCTGGCCATCGAGTCCTACGGCATCCACGGCACGCCGGAGCCCGAGAACGTCGGTAAAACAGAGTCCCACGGCTGCATCCGCCTCACCAACTGGGACGCGCGCGACCTCGGTCTGCACGTCGCCAAGGGCGCCCGCGTGAGCTTCAAGGACGGCTGAGGCCGCCCGGTTGCGGCCTCAGTGCCGCGCCCTCGGACAAAATGTATCAGGGCGTAACATTGGACCTTCGCCACGGGGTCCGAGGCCTCTCGGACGCTTGACATGCCTGACGTTCCGGGCGACGGCTCAGGCTGTCCCGCGGGCCCTGTTCGGCGCCGCGGGGTCGCGTTTCGGGGGTCGAGCCGCTCCATCCGCGGATCCGGCATCAACCGCACGATAGAGCTCCGGATCGCGGGGCGAGAGCGAAGGAAAGACATCTCGGCGTGACTGCGGAACCGAACGAGGACATTCTCCAGGGCGCACGCGTCCTCGTGGTGGAGGATGAGGCGGCGATCTCGATGCTGCTCGAAGACATGCTGCTCGATTTCGGCTGCGACGTCGTCGGGCCCGCCGCCCGCCTCGCGACCGCGCTCGAGATGGCGGAGGGCGAGAGCTTCGACGTGGCGATCCTCGACGTGAACGTCGCGGGCGAGCCGATCTACCCGGTCGCCGAGACCATCGCCCGGCGCGCCCTGCCGCTGATCTTCTCCACGGGCTACGGCGGCGCCGGCATCCGCGAGCCGTTCCGCGACCGCCCGGTGGTGCAGAAGCCCTTCAGCCAAGCCGACCTCAAGCGCACGCTGATCTCGGCGATCCGCACCGCGCGGGGCTGAGCCCAGGGGCCCCTCACCCCATCCCCTCGATCGGGAAGGCGTCCGGCCTGTGCTCCGGCCAAGCGCGCCGCCCGATGAAGACCGCGTCGGCCCGCAGCGTGAGACCGGCGCAAGCGGGGTGCCGCGCGAGCCAGGCCCGCACAGCCCGCGAGAACAGCCGGCGCTTGCGCGCGTCGATCGCCTCCCGGGCAGCGTGAAGTTCCGCCCGAGCCTTCACCTCGACGAAGACCAGGTTGCTGCCCCGCCGCACCACGAGGTCGATCTCCCCGCCCGCGAGCGCGACCCTGAGGTCCAGCGGACGGTAGCCCTTCAGCATCAGCCAGGCGAGCGCGAGCCACTCCGCCCGGCGCCCGCTCGCATAGGCCCGGCGGCGTGCGGTCCGGTCAGGCGTCGTCCGGTCCATCCCCCTGGCCCTCCTCCGTCTCCTGCCGGCTGAGCGCGAGGGCGCGCGCGTAGACGAGGCGCCGCTTCAGCCCGGTCTCGTCGGAGACGAGGCTCGCCGCGTCCTTGATCGAGTGGCGGGCGAGCGCGGTGCGGAGCGCCGCGTCAAGCGCCGCGTCGGCGTCCGCCTCCGGGGCAGCCTCAGGGCCGGTGCCGATCAGCACCACGATCTCGCCCCGCGGTGCGCCCTCCTCTGCGAAGAGGGCCGCGAGACTGCCCAGCGTCCCGCGCCGCACGGTCTCGTAAAGCTTCGTCAACTCGCGGGTCACCGCCGCGGGCCGCTCAGGTCCCAGCACCTCGGCGGCGTCGGCGAGCATCTCGGGCAGGCGGTGCGGGGATTCGAACAGCACGAGCGTGCCCGGAAGGCCCGTCAGCGCGTCCAGGCGGTTGCGTCGAGCCCCCGCCTTCTGCGGCAGGAAACCCTCGAAGAAGAAGCGGTCGGTCGGCAAGCCGGCAGCGACGAGGGCCGTCATCACGGCGGAGGCGCCCGGAACCGGCGTCACCGGGATGCCCGCCTCGATCGCGGCCTGGACCAGCTTGAAGCCGGGATCGGAGACGAGGGGCGTGCCCGCGTCCGAGACCAACGCCAGGGCCTGCCCTTCCTGCAGGCGCTCGATCATCCGCGCGCGCACCGCATCCGTCGAGTGCTCATGATAGGCGAGCAGCGGCGTGGTGATCCCGTAATGGGCGAGCAGCGTGCGGGTGACGCGGGTGTCCTCGGCGAGCACCGCGTCGGCGGCAGCCAGAGTCGCCAGCGCCCGAATCGTAATGTCGCGCAGGTTGCCAATAGGGGTCGCGACCACGTGGAGGCCGGGCGCCAGGGGCTCTGCCTCGCTGGCGAGCCCGAAGGCCGTGAAGGTCGTCGGTCCCTCGCGGCGCGGCGGGGCGCCGGGCGGGCGGCGGGCGGGATCGGGGCGCTGGCTCATTGCGGCCACAATGCCACGGACGCGGGGAGAACGCGGCGCCTTTCCGGCCGGCGCGTTTACTTTTCACCGGCAGACTTTAGCGTGATCGTGACCTGATCGCCGAGGAGATCCGCGATGGCGCGCCCAAAGCTGCCGGGAACCGGTCCGGGGCTTCTCGGCCGGCTCGCCCTGCTCGGCGCCCTGGGGCTGCCGCTCGCCGCCTGCATCGGCGGTCCGGACGGGCCCCGGAGCGTGCGCGAGGCGCCGCAGCCCCAGGCCGAGGCGCTGCCGGCCACGCCGGGCGTGCCGGCAGGTGGCGCGGGGCGCATCGGCTCCGGCTCCGTGAAGGTCGCGCTGGTCCTGCCGCTGACCGGCCAGGGTTCGGCCCTCGGCGCGGCCATGCGCAACGCCGCGGAACTCGCATACGAGGAGTTCCAGCAGCCCGACCTCCAGATCCTGGTGAAGGACGACCGCGCGATCCCAGATGGCGCCCGCGAAGCGGTGCAGGCGGCTTTGGCCGAGGGCGCCGACCTCGTGCTCGGGCCGGTCTTCGCGGCCAACGTGCAGGCTGCCGCCCTGCCGGCGCGCAATGCGGGCAAGCCCGTCATCGCTTTCTCGACCGACGCGGCGGTGGCGGCGAAGGGCGTCTACCTCCTGAGCTTCCTGCCCCAGCCGGAGGTCGACCGGATCGTCGACGCCTCCGTGGCGGACGGCAAGCGCTCCTTCGCGGCTCTGATCCCGGAGACCGCCTACGGCAACGCCGTCGAGGCCCAGTTCCGCGAGGCGGTGGCGCGCAAGGGCGCGCGGGTCGTGGCAATCGAGCGGTATCCGGCCGGCGCGCCGGGACCGGCGGTCGAGCGCCTCGCGCGCGTCATCGGCGGCCCCGCGCCGCAGGCGGACGCGCTGTTCCTGCCCGAGACCGCGGACGGCATGCCGGCGCTCGCCGCCGCGCTCGCCAAGGCCGGCTACGCCCCGGGCCGGGTGCGCCCGGTCGGCACGGCGGTGTGGAACGAGCCACGCCTCTTCGCGCTGCCGGCCCTCCAGGGCGGGCGCTTCGCTGCGCCCGACACGGCGGGCTTCACGGGCTTCGCCGGGCGCTACCAGGCGCGCTTCGGCACGAACCCGCCGCGGGTCGCCTCGCTCGCCTACGACGCGGTCTCGCTCGCCGCGGCGCTGACCCGGCGCTACGGCAGCCAGCGCTTCGCCGAGGAGACGCTGACGACGGGCGCGGGCTTCGCCGGCACGGACGGCACCTTCCGGCTCCTGCCCGACGGCCTGAGCGAGCGGTCGCTCGCGGTCTACGAGATCCGCAACAACGCCGTCACGGTGGTGAGCCCGGCCCCGCGCGCGCTCGGCAAGCCGGGGACATAGGCAGAAGCCAGCGGTGCGGTTTCAGGCTATTCGCCGCCCCTTCTAAAACGCCTGAACGCCGGCACCGGACCGGCCCAAGGTCAGGCCGCTAGTTCGGCCACCAGGGCATTGAGCACCGGCGCCCCGCGGGCGGTCGCGGCGATGCGGCCGGTGCCGAGCCGGGCGATCAGGCCGTCCGCCACGAGCGCGTCGAGGCGGACGGCATCGAGCCGCCCCCCCCTGAGAGCCGCGTAGCGGGCCGGGTCGATGCCCTCGGCGAGGCGCAGGCCCATCATCAGGAACTCGTCGGCCTGGTCGGGGCCCGCGATTGCCTCGGTCTCGGCGATGCCGTGGCCCTCGGCCTCGACCCTGGCCAGCCACGCTTCCGGCGCCCGCTCAGTGACGGTGCCGATCCGACCCGCATCAGTGACGAGGCGGCCGTGCGCGCCCGGGCCGATGCCGGCGTACTCGCCGTAGCGCCAGTAGAGCAGGTTGTGCCGCGATTCCGCGCCGGGCCGAGCGTGGTTCGAGATCTCGTAGGCCGGAAGGCCCGCGGCGGCGCAGACCTCCTGGGTCACGTCGTAGAGGATGCGGGCGCTCTCCTCGTCGGGCGGCACGAGCCGGCCGGCCGCCGCGAGCCCGTAGAAGGGCGTGCCGGGCTCGATGGTCAGCTGGTAGAGCGAGAGGTGCTCGGCCGCGCGCCGGATCGCCTCGGCGAGCTCCAGGCGCCACGCCTCAGGCGTCTGGCCCGGCCGGGCGTAGATCAGGTCGAACGAGGTGCGGGCGAAGGTGGCCTGCGCGATCTCCACGGCCGCGAAGGCCTCCGCCGCGCTGTGGAGCCGGCCGAGCGCTTTCAGGGAAGCGTCGTCCAGCGCCTGCACGCCGAGCGAGACGCGGTTGACGCCGGCCGCGCGGTAGCCCCGGAAGCGTCCGGCCTCGACGCTGGTCGGGTTGGCCTCCAGGGTGATCTCGGCCTCGGGCAGGATGCCCCAGGCCGCATCGACCGCCGCGATCAGCCCCGCCACGGTCTCCGGCCGCATCAGCGAGGGCGTGCCGCCGCCGAGGAAGATGCTGGAGACCCGCCGCCCCGGCGTGCGCGCCGCCGTGTGGGCGATCTCGGCCTGGAAGGCCGCGAGGAAGCGCCCCTCGTCCACAGGCGCGTGGCGCACGTGGCTGTTGAAGTCGCAGTACGGGCATTTGGCGGCGCAGAAGGGCCAGTGCAGGTAGACCCCGAAGCCCGCGTCGCGGGTTGGGTGATCGGGATAGCCGCTCATCGCATCCCTATGAGCGGCTGCCCCGGCACACGCAATCAGCCCGGCCGCCGCAGGCAGGCGGCGGCGAGCGCCACGAAGGCGCGGGCGCGGTGGGAGAGCGCGTTGCCGCTCTGCCAGTCGACCCCGTGCTTCTCCTCCGACGAGATCTCGCCGAAGGTCCGCTCGAACCCGTCGGGCCGGAACATCGGGTCGTAGCCGAAGCCGGCGGTGCCACGGGGCTCGACCAGATCGCCGAAGACGCGGCCCTCGAACAGCTCTGTATGGCCGTCCGGCCAGGCGAGCACCAGGGCGGAGACGAAGTGCGCGCGCCGGTCGGTGGCGCCTCGTCGGTCGAGCTCGGCGAGGATGCGCGCCATGGCGCCGGAGAAGTCCTTCGCGGCACCCGCCCAGCGGGCCGAGAAGATGCCGGGCGCGCCGTCGAGCGCGTCCACGCAGAGCCCGGAATCGTCCGCGAAGGCCGGAAGCCCCGACGCCTGCGCGGCGGCGTGCGCCTTGATGGCCGCGTTCTCGGCGAACATCGTGCCGGTCTCGTCGGGCTCCGGGAGGCCGAGTTCGCCGGCCGAGACCGCCGCGACGCCGAACGGGGCCAGCAGCTCGCGCATCTCCACGAGCTTGCCGGCGTTATGGGTCGCGATGACGACCTGGCCCGCGAGGATGCGGCTCACGACGCGATCGCCTGCTTCTGGAGGGCAACGAGGTCGGCCACGCCAGCCTTCGCCAGGCGCAGCATGTCGAGCAGCTCGGCCTCCGAGAAGGGCGCGCCCTCGGCGGTGCCCTGCACCTCGACGAGGCCGCCCGAGCCCGTGATCACGAAGTTGGCGTCGGTCTCGGCGGCCGAATCCTCGGCGTAGTCGAGGTCGAGCACCGGGGTACCCTTCGAGATGCCGCAGGAGACCGCCGCGACATGGTCGCGCAGCGGATCGACCGAGATGATCGAGCGTCCGCGCATCCAGGTGAAGCACTCATGCAAAGCCACCCAGGCGCCGGTGATCGCCGCCGTGCGGGTGCCGCCATCGGCCTGGATCACGTCGCAATCGACCGTGATCTGGCGCTCGCCGATCGCCGGCAGGTTGGTCACGGCGCGCAAGGACCGGCCGATCAGGCGCTGGATCTCGTGCGTGCGGCCGGAGGGCTTGCCCGAGGAGATCTCGCGGCGCGTCCGGGTGTGGGTCGCCCGCGGCAGCATGGAATACTCGGCCGTGACCCAGCCCTTGCCGGAGCCGCGCAGCCAGGGCGGTCCGCGCTCCTCGAGGGAGGCCGTGCACAGCACCTTGGTCTCGCCGAAGCTGACCAGGCAGGAGCCTTCGGCGTAGCGCGCAACGGCGCGCTCGAGCGTGACCTTGCGCAGCTCGTCCGGCGCGCGCTTCGAGGGCCGCATGACCCGCTCCTCTGTCGGTGATCGAGGCCGGGCTCTTACGGGCCGCGGGCGCGGGCGGCAACCCGTCCGCCCGCTGACCTCGCCTCAGCGCTCCAGCCGCGCCACGAGGCTCGACGTGTCCCAGCGCCCGCCGCCCATGGTCTGCACCTCGGCGTAGAACTGGTCTACCAGGGCGCTGACGGGGAGCTTGGCGCCGTTGCGGCGGGCTTCGTCGAGCAGGATGCCGAGATCCTTGCGCATCCAGTCGACCGCGAAGCCGAAGTCGAACGTGCCCGCATTCATGGTCTTGCCGCGGTTCTCCATCTGCCAGGAGCCGGCCGCGCCCTTGGAGATCACCTCCAGCACAGCCTCGACGTCGAGACCGGCGCGCTTGGCGAAGTGCACGCCCTCCGACAGGCCCTGGACGAGGCCCGCGATGCAGATCTGGTTCACCATCTTGGTGAGCTGGCCGGCGCCCGCCGGGCCCATCAGGCGGGAGGCGCGGGCAAAGCTCATGATGGCCGGCTCGACCCGGGCGTAGGTCTCGGGCTCGCCCCCGCACATCACGGTGAGCACGCCGTTCTCGGCGCCCGCCTGACCGCCCGAGACGGGCGCGTCGACGAAGCCGATCCCGGCCTCCGCCGCGGCCGCGGCGAGTTCGCGCGCCACCTCGGCCGAGGCAGTGGTGTGGTCCACGAAGGTCGCGCCGCGCTCCATCCCGGCGAGCGCCCCGTCCGGGCCCAGCACGACGCTGCGCAGGTCGTCGTCGTTGCCGACGCAAGCGAAGACGATCTCGGCGCCGCGGGCCGCCTCCCGGGGCGTCGCCGCGTGCGCGCCGCCGTGCTTGGCGACCCAGGCCTCGGCCTTGGCGGGCGTGCGGTTGTAGACCGTGACGTCGTGGCCCTTGGCCGCGAGGTGGCCGGCCATCGGACCTCCCATCACGCCTAGGCCCAGAAAGGCTACCTTCGCCATCGTGTCGTCTCCCGCAAATTGCAACCGCCGCGAGCGGTCTAGATTTGGCCGGGCGGCCGGTCAAACCGCACGGCCGCGTGGTGGTTCGGGTTGTCGCACCGGCCGCCGCACCGCTTGAGGCGGTGCCGGGAATGTTCCCGAAAATTAACCCTTCCCTGTTCTCCCGCCCACGATTCTGCGCCAGAAGGGGCCCGGATTGC is from Methylobacterium radiodurans and encodes:
- the rsmI gene encoding 16S rRNA (cytidine(1402)-2'-O)-methyltransferase — translated: MSQRPDPARRPPGAPPRREGPTTFTAFGLASEAEPLAPGLHVVATPIGNLRDITIRALATLAAADAVLAEDTRVTRTLLAHYGITTPLLAYHEHSTDAVRARMIERLQEGQALALVSDAGTPLVSDPGFKLVQAAIEAGIPVTPVPGASAVMTALVAAGLPTDRFFFEGFLPQKAGARRNRLDALTGLPGTLVLFESPHRLPEMLADAAEVLGPERPAAVTRELTKLYETVRRGTLGSLAALFAEEGAPRGEIVVLIGTGPEAAPEADADAALDAALRTALARHSIKDAASLVSDETGLKRRLVYARALALSRQETEEGQGDGPDDA
- a CDS encoding extensin family protein, coding for MNLSRQPGIPPACAIASGSPSAVLRLAARTGTFGALALALFLAAPLPGRAAPQDAPAASVPLPPPVPPERPQELTSPPPPGAMIQAAPTPPERPAELKADAKADAKSDAKSEVIPETPEAGRSEAAQAAPLPPARPPELSGEAALALKVAAPDDTACRTRLTRLGARFEPLPAIANGQCGAPLPLKLTALDGIALPQAATLTCTAAEALARWATEAQVAAERELKQPLRSIAIGTSYECRGQNHAVEAKLSEHAFANGIDVMSFGVEGRASVTVASKAAGSDEGRFLDAVRGRACAFFRTVLGPGSNAAHANHLHLDERERSAGHRLCQ
- the hemW gene encoding radical SAM family heme chaperone HemW; its protein translation is MSGYPDHPTRDAGFGVYLHWPFCAAKCPYCDFNSHVRHAPVDEGRFLAAFQAEIAHTAARTPGRRVSSIFLGGGTPSLMRPETVAGLIAAVDAAWGILPEAEITLEANPTSVEAGRFRGYRAAGVNRVSLGVQALDDASLKALGRLHSAAEAFAAVEIAQATFARTSFDLIYARPGQTPEAWRLELAEAIRRAAEHLSLYQLTIEPGTPFYGLAAAGRLVPPDEESARILYDVTQEVCAAAGLPAYEISNHARPGAESRHNLLYWRYGEYAGIGPGAHGRLVTDAGRIGTVTERAPEAWLARVEAEGHGIAETEAIAGPDQADEFLMMGLRLAEGIDPARYAALRGGRLDAVRLDALVADGLIARLGTGRIAATARGAPVLNALVAELAA
- a CDS encoding response regulator translates to MTAEPNEDILQGARVLVVEDEAAISMLLEDMLLDFGCDVVGPAARLATALEMAEGESFDVAILDVNVAGEPIYPVAETIARRALPLIFSTGYGGAGIREPFRDRPVVQKPFSQADLKRTLISAIRTARG
- a CDS encoding penicillin-binding protein activator: MARPKLPGTGPGLLGRLALLGALGLPLAACIGGPDGPRSVREAPQPQAEALPATPGVPAGGAGRIGSGSVKVALVLPLTGQGSALGAAMRNAAELAYEEFQQPDLQILVKDDRAIPDGAREAVQAALAEGADLVLGPVFAANVQAAALPARNAGKPVIAFSTDAAVAAKGVYLLSFLPQPEVDRIVDASVADGKRSFAALIPETAYGNAVEAQFREAVARKGARVVAIERYPAGAPGPAVERLARVIGGPAPQADALFLPETADGMPALAAALAKAGYAPGRVRPVGTAVWNEPRLFALPALQGGRFAAPDTAGFTGFAGRYQARFGTNPPRVASLAYDAVSLAAALTRRYGSQRFAEETLTTGAGFAGTDGTFRLLPDGLSERSLAVYEIRNNAVTVVSPAPRALGKPGT
- a CDS encoding L,D-transpeptidase, whose protein sequence is MQGFSMRAGLAALALAALSGTAEARKTQPKTPEPPPLTAEAINNAALPAEAETGKEAKAGSKGADRKAARRTERPDPLLVKVQVLLDRARFSPGAIDGRDGDNLQGAIAAYAAAQGLPATKAPTPALLDKLRTDSKPVVTEYTVSEDDAKTPFVERVPRELEKQADLDSLGYTNAREMLAERFHMSRDLLSALNPGKPFDKPGTVLLVAAVTPLESGRPNSKELPQEPKVERIEVDKTSRDVRALDKDGKLVAYYPASIGSAEKPAPSGETKVTRVAFDPTYTYNPKYAFKGVKARRKFTVKAGPNNPVGAVWIDLAIESYGIHGTPEPENVGKTESHGCIRLTNWDARDLGLHVAKGARVSFKDG
- a CDS encoding YraN family protein, with translation MDRTTPDRTARRRAYASGRRAEWLALAWLMLKGYRPLDLRVALAGGEIDLVVRRGSNLVFVEVKARAELHAAREAIDARKRRLFSRAVRAWLARHPACAGLTLRADAVFIGRRAWPEHRPDAFPIEGMG
- a CDS encoding M3 family metallopeptidase, giving the protein MTSSSAGLPTLDSENPFSAARWDTPHELPPFERIRPEHYLPAFEAAIAAHEAEIAAIATNPAAPDFDNTVAAMERAGLALDRVAGVFYNLTGSHTNPDLQAIERTIGPKLARHGSAIYLNPDLWARIAGVSADGLGDEERRVLERYRTRFRRAGADLAPEAKARMAEIAARMSELGTRFSQNLLADESRFVLPLDGEDDLAGLPPFLRAAAASAAEERGGEHTHVVTLSRSLIEPFLVFSTRRDLRERAHEAWTRRGESGGETDNRAIIREIVQLRAERARLLGYASFAHYKLDDTMAASPEAATALLTEVWAPAQKRAGAERDRLQAIIAEEGGNFALQAHDWRHYAEKLRRAEHDLDEGEVKAYLPLDGMIQAAFDTASRLFGLAFEELADVPRYHPDVRVWRVINRDGSEVGLFLGDYFARATKRSGAWMSAFRSQERLNGTVTPIIVNVMNFAKAPPGEAALLSFDDARTLFHEFGHALHGLLSDVTYPLLAGTAVSGDFVELPSQLYEHWLEQPGVLRTHARHHRTGEPMPEALLQKLLAARTFNQGFATVEYTASAIVDMTLHLSNAGEDGLDVLDFEAEALKRIAMPAEIGMRHRSPHFAHIFSGDGYAAGYYSYLWSEVLDADAFDAFREAGDIFHPETAQRLRRYVYGAGNLRDPREAYTLFRGRLPSTGPLLKKRGLAA